A stretch of Corvus hawaiiensis isolate bCorHaw1 chromosome 8, bCorHaw1.pri.cur, whole genome shotgun sequence DNA encodes these proteins:
- the UNC5B gene encoding netrin receptor UNC5B isoform X2, which yields MPPPGPRRLSLLLLLLALFLPALLLRRALAAAGLEYSDVLPDSFPSAPAETLPHFLLEPQDAYIVKNKPVELVCRANPATQIYFKCNGEWVNQNDHITKESLDEVTGLLVREVQIEVSRQQVEELFGLEDYWCQCVAWSSAGTTKSRRAYVRIAYLRKNFDQEPLGKEVPLEHEVLLQCRPPEGVPQAEVEWLRNEDVIDPTQDTNFLITIDHNLIIKQARLLDTANYTCMAKNIVAKRRSTTAAVIVYVNGGWSTWSEWSPCNNRCGRGWQKRTRTCTNPAPLNGGSFCDGQPFQKITCTTLCPVDGAWTEWSKWSACSTECTHWRSRECTAPAPRNGGKDCSGVLLDSKNCTDGLCLHMLEATGDVALYAGLVVAIFVFIVILMAVGVVVYRRRCRDFDTDITDSSAALTGGFHPVNFKTSQHDNPQLLHPSMQPDLTASAGVYRGPMYALQDSSDKIPMTNSPLLDPLPSLKIKVYNSSTASSSLGLHDSTDLLGGVPTTGTYPGDTARDGHFANVRSKGLGSQHLLSLPREHGYSASGTFGYLGGRLTVPGTGVSLLVPHGAIPQGKFYEMYLVLNKAESALLPSEGTQTILSPAVTCGPTGLLLCRPVVLTIPHCADISSSDWIYQLKTQSHQGNWEEVVTLDEETLNTPCYCQLEAKSCHILLDQLGTYVFVGESYSRSAIKRLQLAIFAPTICTSLEYSLKVYCLEDTPDALKEVLELERTLGGYLLEEPKSLPFKDSYHNLRLSIHDIPHALWRSKLLAKYQEIPFYHIWSGSQRALHCTFTLERYSQASTELTCKICVRQVEGEGQIFQLHITLGEHGSSSDTLRSHHSGATTTTTQVGPYAFKIPLSIRQKICNSLDAPNSRGNDWRLLAQKLSMDRYLNYFATKASPTGVLLDLWEAEHQDDGDLNTLASALEEMGKSEMLVVMATEGDC from the exons ggctggagtaCAGCGATGTGCTGCCTGACTCCTTCCCGTCGGCGCCGGCGGAGACGCTCCCGCACTTCCTGCTGGAGCCGCAGGATGCCTACATCGTGAAGAACAAGCCCGTGGAGCTCGTGTGCCGCGCCAACCCCGCCACACAGATCTACTTCAAGTGCAACGGGGAGTGGGTCAACCAGAATGACCACATCACCAAGGAGAGCCTGGACGAGGTCACCG ggctgctggtgcGGGAGGTGCAGATCGAGGTGTCCCGGCAGCAGGTGGAGGAGCTGTTTGGCCTGGAGGATTACTGGTGCCAGTGCGTGGCCTGGAGCTCGGCAGGCACCACCAAGAGCCGCAGGGCCTACGTCCGCATTGCCT aCCTACGGAAGAACTTTGATCAGGAGCCACTGGGCAAGGAGGTCCCACTGGAGCACGAGGTGCTGTTGCAGTGCCGTCCGCCCGAGGGGGTCCCACAGGCCGAG GTGGAATGGCTGAGGAACGAGGATGTCATTGATCCCACCCAGGACACCAACTTCCTGATCACCATCGATCACAACCTCATCATCAAGCAGGCCCGGCTGTTGGACACTGCTAATTACACCTGCATGGCCAAGAACATCGTGGCCAAACGCCGGAGCACCACGGCCGCTGTCATTGTCTATG TGAATGGTGGCTGGTCCACCTGGTCTGAGTGGTCTCCGTGCAACAACCGCTGTGGCCGGGGCTGGCAGAAGCGCACCCGGACCTGCACCAACCCTGCTCCACTGAATGGCGGCTCCTTCTGTGACGGGCAGCCCTTCCAGAAAATCACCTGCACCACCCTTTGTCCAG TGGACGGCGCGTGGACAGAGTGGAGCAAGTGGTCAGCGTGCAGCACTGAGTGCACTCACTGGCGCAGCCGTGAGTGCACGGCTCCGGCCCCCCGCAATGGTGGCAAGGACTGCAGCGGGGTGCTGCTGGACTCCAAAAACTGCACCgatgggctctgcctgcaca tgctggagGCCACTGGCGACGTGGCCCTCTACGCCGGGTTGGTGGTGGCCATTTTCGTCTTCATCGTGATCCTCATGGCTGTGGGGGTGGTGGTGTACCGGAGGAGATGCCGGGATTTCGACACGGACATCACGGACTCCTCAGCCGCTCTGACCGGAGGGTTCCACCCTGTCAACTTCAAGACGTCCCAGCACG ACaaccctcagctgctgcacccGTCGATGCAGCCGGACCTGACGGCCAGCGCAGGCGTGTACCGCGGCCCCATGTACGCCCTGCAGGACTCCTCTGACAAGATCCCCATGACCAACTCCCCCCTGCTGGACCCCTTGCCCAGCCTCAAGATCAAGGTGTACAACTCCTCCACCGCTTCCTCCTCGCTGGGGCTGCATGACAGCACGGACCTGCTGGGGGGGGTCCCTACCACTGGCACCTACCCAGGGGACACCGCCAGGGACGGCCACTTTGCCAACGTGCGGAGCAAAGGCCtgggctcccagcacctcctCAGTCTGCCCCGGGAGCATGGCTACAGCGCCAGCGGCACGTTTGGCTACCTGGGGGGAAGGCTCACCGTGCCAGGCACAG GAGTGAGCCTGCTGGTGCCCCACGGGGCCATCCCCCAGGGGAAGTTCTATGAGATGTACCTGGTACTCAACAAGGCCGAGAGCGCCCT gctgccctCTGAGGGCACACAGACAATTCTGAGCCCGGCGGTGACCTGTGGGCCCACGGGCCTGCTCCTGTGCCGCCCTGTCGTCCTGACCATTCCCCACTGTGCTGACATCAGCTCCTCAGATTGGATCTACCAGCTGAAAACACAGTCCCACCAGGGAAACTGGGAG GAAGTTGTGACCCTGGATGAGGAGACCCTCAACACTCCCTGCTACTGCCAGCTGGAAGCCAAGTCCTGCCACATTTTGCTGGACCAGCTTGGCACCTATGTCTTTGTGGGAGAGTCCTACTCCAGGTCAGCCATCAAGAGGCTCCAGCTCGCCATCTTTGCCCCCACCATCTGCACCTCCCTGGAGTACAGCCTCAAGGTCTACTGCTTGGAGGACACACCAGATGCTCTGAAG GAGGTGTTGGAGCTGGAGAGGACACTGGGAGGGTACCTGCTGGAGGAGCCCAAGTCCCTGCCCTTCAAGGACAGCTACCACAACCTGCGCCTCTCCATCCACGACATCCCCCATGCGCTGTGGAGGAGCAAACTGCTTGCCAAGTACCAG GAAATCCCCTTCTACCACATCTGGAGCGGCAGCCAGCGAGCCCTGCACTGCACCTTCACGCTGGAGAGGTACAGCCAGGCCTCCACTGAGCTCACCTGCAAGATCTGCGTCCGGCAGGTGGAAGGGGAAGGGCAGATCTTCCAGCTCCACATCACGCTGGGAGAG CACGGCAGCTCCTCTGACACCCTCCGCTCCCACCACAGCggtgccaccaccaccaccacccagGTGGGACCCTATGCCTTCAAAATCCCCCTCTCCATCCGGCAGAAGATCTGCAACAGCCTGGATGCTCCCAACTCCAGGGGGAACGACTGGAGACTTCTCGCCCAGAAGCTTTCCATGGACCG GTATCTGAACTACTTCGCCACCAAAGCCAGCCCCACTGGGGTGCTCCTGGACTTGTGGGAAGCTGAGCACCAGGACGACGGTGATCTCAACACCTTGGCCAGTGCCTTAGAGGAGATGGGCAAGAGCGAGATGCTGGTGGTCATGGCCACAGAGGGGGACTGCTGA
- the UNC5B gene encoding netrin receptor UNC5B isoform X1, which produces MPPPGPRRLSLLLLLLALFLPALLLRRALAAAGLEYSDVLPDSFPSAPAETLPHFLLEPQDAYIVKNKPVELVCRANPATQIYFKCNGEWVNQNDHITKESLDEVTGLLVREVQIEVSRQQVEELFGLEDYWCQCVAWSSAGTTKSRRAYVRIAYLRKNFDQEPLGKEVPLEHEVLLQCRPPEGVPQAEVEWLRNEDVIDPTQDTNFLITIDHNLIIKQARLLDTANYTCMAKNIVAKRRSTTAAVIVYVNGGWSTWSEWSPCNNRCGRGWQKRTRTCTNPAPLNGGSFCDGQPFQKITCTTLCPVDGAWTEWSKWSACSTECTHWRSRECTAPAPRNGGKDCSGVLLDSKNCTDGLCLHNKRILNEPKSHLLEATGDVALYAGLVVAIFVFIVILMAVGVVVYRRRCRDFDTDITDSSAALTGGFHPVNFKTSQHDNPQLLHPSMQPDLTASAGVYRGPMYALQDSSDKIPMTNSPLLDPLPSLKIKVYNSSTASSSLGLHDSTDLLGGVPTTGTYPGDTARDGHFANVRSKGLGSQHLLSLPREHGYSASGTFGYLGGRLTVPGTGVSLLVPHGAIPQGKFYEMYLVLNKAESALLPSEGTQTILSPAVTCGPTGLLLCRPVVLTIPHCADISSSDWIYQLKTQSHQGNWEEVVTLDEETLNTPCYCQLEAKSCHILLDQLGTYVFVGESYSRSAIKRLQLAIFAPTICTSLEYSLKVYCLEDTPDALKEVLELERTLGGYLLEEPKSLPFKDSYHNLRLSIHDIPHALWRSKLLAKYQEIPFYHIWSGSQRALHCTFTLERYSQASTELTCKICVRQVEGEGQIFQLHITLGEHGSSSDTLRSHHSGATTTTTQVGPYAFKIPLSIRQKICNSLDAPNSRGNDWRLLAQKLSMDRYLNYFATKASPTGVLLDLWEAEHQDDGDLNTLASALEEMGKSEMLVVMATEGDC; this is translated from the exons ggctggagtaCAGCGATGTGCTGCCTGACTCCTTCCCGTCGGCGCCGGCGGAGACGCTCCCGCACTTCCTGCTGGAGCCGCAGGATGCCTACATCGTGAAGAACAAGCCCGTGGAGCTCGTGTGCCGCGCCAACCCCGCCACACAGATCTACTTCAAGTGCAACGGGGAGTGGGTCAACCAGAATGACCACATCACCAAGGAGAGCCTGGACGAGGTCACCG ggctgctggtgcGGGAGGTGCAGATCGAGGTGTCCCGGCAGCAGGTGGAGGAGCTGTTTGGCCTGGAGGATTACTGGTGCCAGTGCGTGGCCTGGAGCTCGGCAGGCACCACCAAGAGCCGCAGGGCCTACGTCCGCATTGCCT aCCTACGGAAGAACTTTGATCAGGAGCCACTGGGCAAGGAGGTCCCACTGGAGCACGAGGTGCTGTTGCAGTGCCGTCCGCCCGAGGGGGTCCCACAGGCCGAG GTGGAATGGCTGAGGAACGAGGATGTCATTGATCCCACCCAGGACACCAACTTCCTGATCACCATCGATCACAACCTCATCATCAAGCAGGCCCGGCTGTTGGACACTGCTAATTACACCTGCATGGCCAAGAACATCGTGGCCAAACGCCGGAGCACCACGGCCGCTGTCATTGTCTATG TGAATGGTGGCTGGTCCACCTGGTCTGAGTGGTCTCCGTGCAACAACCGCTGTGGCCGGGGCTGGCAGAAGCGCACCCGGACCTGCACCAACCCTGCTCCACTGAATGGCGGCTCCTTCTGTGACGGGCAGCCCTTCCAGAAAATCACCTGCACCACCCTTTGTCCAG TGGACGGCGCGTGGACAGAGTGGAGCAAGTGGTCAGCGTGCAGCACTGAGTGCACTCACTGGCGCAGCCGTGAGTGCACGGCTCCGGCCCCCCGCAATGGTGGCAAGGACTGCAGCGGGGTGCTGCTGGACTCCAAAAACTGCACCgatgggctctgcctgcaca ATAAAAGAATTCTAAACGAGCCCAAAAGCCACC tgctggagGCCACTGGCGACGTGGCCCTCTACGCCGGGTTGGTGGTGGCCATTTTCGTCTTCATCGTGATCCTCATGGCTGTGGGGGTGGTGGTGTACCGGAGGAGATGCCGGGATTTCGACACGGACATCACGGACTCCTCAGCCGCTCTGACCGGAGGGTTCCACCCTGTCAACTTCAAGACGTCCCAGCACG ACaaccctcagctgctgcacccGTCGATGCAGCCGGACCTGACGGCCAGCGCAGGCGTGTACCGCGGCCCCATGTACGCCCTGCAGGACTCCTCTGACAAGATCCCCATGACCAACTCCCCCCTGCTGGACCCCTTGCCCAGCCTCAAGATCAAGGTGTACAACTCCTCCACCGCTTCCTCCTCGCTGGGGCTGCATGACAGCACGGACCTGCTGGGGGGGGTCCCTACCACTGGCACCTACCCAGGGGACACCGCCAGGGACGGCCACTTTGCCAACGTGCGGAGCAAAGGCCtgggctcccagcacctcctCAGTCTGCCCCGGGAGCATGGCTACAGCGCCAGCGGCACGTTTGGCTACCTGGGGGGAAGGCTCACCGTGCCAGGCACAG GAGTGAGCCTGCTGGTGCCCCACGGGGCCATCCCCCAGGGGAAGTTCTATGAGATGTACCTGGTACTCAACAAGGCCGAGAGCGCCCT gctgccctCTGAGGGCACACAGACAATTCTGAGCCCGGCGGTGACCTGTGGGCCCACGGGCCTGCTCCTGTGCCGCCCTGTCGTCCTGACCATTCCCCACTGTGCTGACATCAGCTCCTCAGATTGGATCTACCAGCTGAAAACACAGTCCCACCAGGGAAACTGGGAG GAAGTTGTGACCCTGGATGAGGAGACCCTCAACACTCCCTGCTACTGCCAGCTGGAAGCCAAGTCCTGCCACATTTTGCTGGACCAGCTTGGCACCTATGTCTTTGTGGGAGAGTCCTACTCCAGGTCAGCCATCAAGAGGCTCCAGCTCGCCATCTTTGCCCCCACCATCTGCACCTCCCTGGAGTACAGCCTCAAGGTCTACTGCTTGGAGGACACACCAGATGCTCTGAAG GAGGTGTTGGAGCTGGAGAGGACACTGGGAGGGTACCTGCTGGAGGAGCCCAAGTCCCTGCCCTTCAAGGACAGCTACCACAACCTGCGCCTCTCCATCCACGACATCCCCCATGCGCTGTGGAGGAGCAAACTGCTTGCCAAGTACCAG GAAATCCCCTTCTACCACATCTGGAGCGGCAGCCAGCGAGCCCTGCACTGCACCTTCACGCTGGAGAGGTACAGCCAGGCCTCCACTGAGCTCACCTGCAAGATCTGCGTCCGGCAGGTGGAAGGGGAAGGGCAGATCTTCCAGCTCCACATCACGCTGGGAGAG CACGGCAGCTCCTCTGACACCCTCCGCTCCCACCACAGCggtgccaccaccaccaccacccagGTGGGACCCTATGCCTTCAAAATCCCCCTCTCCATCCGGCAGAAGATCTGCAACAGCCTGGATGCTCCCAACTCCAGGGGGAACGACTGGAGACTTCTCGCCCAGAAGCTTTCCATGGACCG GTATCTGAACTACTTCGCCACCAAAGCCAGCCCCACTGGGGTGCTCCTGGACTTGTGGGAAGCTGAGCACCAGGACGACGGTGATCTCAACACCTTGGCCAGTGCCTTAGAGGAGATGGGCAAGAGCGAGATGCTGGTGGTCATGGCCACAGAGGGGGACTGCTGA